A genome region from Streptomyces pratensis includes the following:
- a CDS encoding NUDIX domain-containing protein, with amino-acid sequence MPPSRSHIRATIGTYLSRYAGEREALEGLLPVLDGAAEPSSRATLPGHVTCSAVVIDRGRRVLHIGHRATGLFLAPGGHVEAGDRTLLATAVREVCEEAGLRPGDLCLTPQFLDEPIDVDVHDIDANPAEGEAAHQHFDVRFAFYLTAEQPPALALQDEEVAGAQWLPYADVRSPTLRAKLLTAELHGLDGRPEPVSASALIHDGAGRYLLHLRDDREGMWEPWVLALVGGKRSREDASLETTLRRELAEETPGLEPIGLMPFAVQEATSVDGLAVPIRVYAGHWSGDTETVDLREGVLLTWCTVDMLDRLRLSPGLGELIRRHAAEHPAAKELPDGAGPPADEAPPGTELHIVGVHLHLQDDQGRILLGLRHPESAFAPDTWHFLAGHCERETAIDCLVREAKEEAGLIIAPEDVDLVHTVHHVDSPDARPRIALVFQARSWTGNPEVLEPDRCVEWRWWKPQGLPAEVVPYTRMAIDGILQGRRYCEEGWGER; translated from the coding sequence ATGCCGCCTTCCCGCTCCCACATCCGCGCGACCATCGGGACCTATCTCAGTCGGTATGCCGGGGAACGGGAGGCCCTGGAAGGGCTGCTGCCTGTCCTCGACGGCGCCGCGGAGCCGTCCAGCCGCGCCACCCTGCCCGGTCACGTCACCTGCAGCGCGGTGGTCATCGACCGCGGCCGGCGGGTGCTCCACATCGGCCACCGGGCCACGGGACTGTTTCTCGCCCCAGGCGGCCATGTCGAGGCGGGTGACCGTACGCTCCTGGCCACGGCCGTCCGCGAGGTGTGCGAAGAGGCAGGGCTGCGCCCCGGCGACCTGTGCCTGACTCCGCAGTTCCTCGACGAGCCGATCGACGTGGACGTCCATGACATCGACGCCAACCCGGCCGAGGGCGAGGCCGCTCACCAGCACTTCGATGTCCGTTTCGCGTTCTACCTCACCGCTGAGCAACCGCCCGCGCTCGCTCTGCAGGACGAGGAAGTCGCCGGCGCGCAGTGGCTCCCGTACGCCGACGTGCGCTCCCCCACGCTGCGGGCCAAGCTGCTGACTGCCGAGCTGCATGGCCTGGATGGGCGCCCGGAGCCCGTGAGCGCCAGCGCCCTGATCCACGACGGAGCCGGCCGGTATCTCCTTCATCTGCGCGATGACCGTGAGGGCATGTGGGAGCCCTGGGTTCTGGCCCTCGTGGGAGGCAAACGGTCACGGGAGGATGCCAGCCTCGAGACGACACTGCGGCGCGAGCTCGCCGAGGAAACTCCTGGCCTGGAACCCATAGGCCTGATGCCGTTCGCCGTCCAGGAGGCGACGAGCGTCGACGGCCTGGCCGTGCCCATCCGTGTCTACGCCGGGCACTGGAGCGGTGACACCGAGACGGTGGACCTCCGCGAAGGTGTCCTGCTGACGTGGTGCACCGTGGACATGCTCGACCGGCTGCGCCTGAGCCCCGGGCTCGGTGAGCTGATCCGGCGCCACGCGGCCGAGCATCCCGCGGCGAAGGAACTGCCGGACGGTGCTGGCCCGCCGGCCGACGAGGCGCCGCCGGGGACCGAGCTGCACATCGTCGGCGTGCACCTCCATCTCCAGGACGACCAGGGGCGGATCCTCCTCGGCCTGCGCCACCCGGAGTCCGCCTTCGCGCCGGACACCTGGCACTTCCTGGCCGGTCACTGCGAGCGGGAAACGGCGATCGACTGTCTGGTTCGGGAAGCAAAGGAGGAAGCGGGCCTGATCATCGCGCCCGAGGACGTCGACCTCGTCCACACGGTGCACCACGTCGACTCCCCCGACGCCCGGCCGAGGATCGCGCTCGTCTTCCAGGCTCGCTCCTGGACTGGCAACCCGGAGGTTCTGGAACCCGACCGGTGCGTGGAGTGGCGGTGGTGGAAGCCGCAGGGCCTTCCGGCCGAGGTTGTGCCGTACACCCGCATGGCAATCGACGGGATCCTTCAAGGGCGCCGGTACTGCGAGGAGGGCTGGGGCGAGCGATGA